The sequence CTTGCGAAAGTCCAGCTGGAACAGGGCGACAAGGAAGGGGCGCTGGCATCGTATCAACGTATTGTTCTGCTGGCTGACGGACGCGATCCCAAGATTAAACCGCTGATTGAAGAGGCCCTGTTAGGCAGTATTCCTATTGCCATGGAACTGGAGCGCTATCCCGATGTGGAAGACAACTGCACGATGTATGAAACGATGTTCCCCAAAGGAAAAGCGGTTCCCAAATTGAGAGAACTTCGTCGAGATGCCAAACGCCGTGCGGCACAGAATTGATTTTTTAAGCGAAATGGAATGAAAGAGGAGTCGATTTAATGAAAGCCGTACAGAAAAGATTCAATCGAAGGTCTATGGGTTTTGCGCTGCTGGCCGGAATACTCCTGGGCGCATCGTCGGCTTGGTCGCAGTGCTATGTGGTCACTAAAAAAGGCCAGCGCATCGAAGGATCGCGCATTCGCGCTAAATCCAGCGGTGAAATTCTGTTAACCACAGCCAACGGGGTACTCCCCTTCCCTCGTGGAAGTTATATGGAAGCTGTAACGCCGGAACCCAAAGAATATCAGCAGGCCGTAGACAAAGCGCGTTCGGGCGATTACGACGGCTCCATTTCCTTGCTCAAAGGAATCATTCGGGAATACCAATTTTTGGAATGGGACAACAAAGCCCGTGACGCCATTGCCAAAATGTACGTTCAAAAAGGCGATTTTGATAATGCCCGCCGTGCCTATGAAGAGGTGTTCGAGCAGAATCCCGAGCTGAAAGACGACCCGGAATATGGCTGGTCTTATCGCGAAACCTTGTTGAAAAGCGGCAAAACCGCCCAGCTTCTGCCTGAACTGGAACAAATCATCAAAACTGGACCCCGTGAAGATGCCGCCAAAGCACAAATCCTTCGCGGTGATATCGCAATGGAAAAAGGCGATGTGGAACCAGCCGTGCTGGATTACATGCGCACCATGGTTTTCTTCAAAGATATAAAAGACGTGCAGCCGGAAGCCATTTATAAGGCGGCGGCGGGATTAGAAAAAATGCGGGATAACCGGTCCGGAGCACTCTATCAGCAGGTGGTGGAGGAATATCCTTCCAGTCCCTATGCCACCAGTGCCAAATCGAAAATGTAGAAGAAGCAGTCTGAACAATTTTATAAAAAACCGATAAGGAGCAAGGTATGTTTAAGAAAACATGGATCATGGTGTTTATTGCAGTGTTAATGCTTTTTTCCAGCGGACTGACTGCACCGGTGCATGCTCAGACAGAAGTGGCGCAGGGAATGGAATTGAGTGACGATGCCGCGGCCGCCACTTCAGATGGCGGAGGTGATGGCTTCTTTACGATTGTTATGGGCTCCGGGATCGTTGGCATTATTTTATGGCTATCCCTGTTTGCCTGTTCGGTGGCGGCGGTCTGGCTTATCGTGGATTCATTTATTACCGTACGACACAAGAAACTGGCACCGCCCCAACTTGTTCTGGCTGTTCAGGACTCCATGGAGCAGGGCGATGTGTTTAAAGCGATGCAGTATTGTGAAGAATGCCCCTGTGCGCTTTCACGTATTTTGAGCGCGGCGTTTTCCAATGCGCAGGAAGGATTTGAAGCGATTCAGGAAGCGGTGGGCGTTACCGCAGATCAGGAAAGTGAAAAATTATTGCAGCGGGTGAATTATTTGAACGTGGTGGGCAATCTATCCCCTTCACTGGGTCTGCTTGGTACGGTGCAGGGAATGATTTTTGCTTTTGCTACACTGGCTACGCAGTCGGCGGGCGCGGGGCAGCAAAGCGCGCTGGCTATGAATATTTCTCAGGCGCTGTATACGACAGCGGCCGGCCTGATTGTCTCTGTCCCGGCGGTGGGTTTTTTCTATTTTTTCAAAAACCGTGCGATGAACACGATTCTGGGAATGGAAGCGTTGACCATGGATTTGATCAAAGTCCTGCGTAACGTCGAAGTCGTTGAAGAGTAATCGGACGAAATGAGGTAGAACATGGCGAGAAGAAAACCTCGCAAACAAGAAGATGGTACGATGAATATGACGCCAATGATTGACGTCGTATTTCAGATGATCATTTTCTTCGTTACCACTGCTGACCTGGATCGGAAGGCCTTCGATGCCAAAATACGTCTGGCCATGTCGCCGCACGGCCCGGCAGTCGAACAACGTGACCCCCGAACCATTACCATTGAAGTGGATAAACGCGGCAAGGTCAAACTGGGGCCGTCCTGGGTGTCTCTCGATGTGCTGCGCAGCATTATGCGAAAGGCCGTGGCCGATTTCGGTCAGTCGGTACCCGTAGTCATACGCGGTGATCGTATTGCGCAGCATGGACAAATTCGCAAAGTGATGGATGTATGTTCTTCGTCCGGCCTCTGGAAAATTAAATTTGCCGCAACAAAAGAGGATGCGAAGGCATCTCAATAAGCGGAAAGGATGGTAACATGGCTCGTCAGAGAAAAAGACCGGAAGCAGAGAATCCTGAAATACCGATGACCCCAATGATTGATGTGGTTTTTCAGTTGTTGATTTATTTTATTGTCACCATGAAACCCACCGACGTAGTCGCACATCTGGATGTATTCCGCCCTTCGGCCGATAAAAGCGCCCAGGCCAGCGCAGAACAACCCAAACTCATTCGCATCGTTGTTTTCCCTGACGGCTTTTCTATCAATGATAAACCGGTATCAAAGGTCGAACTGGACAGCTTACTGATGAAATTGGCGTCTATGGATAGAAATCAGACCATCATGATCACCTGCGGCTCGCTTTCGCCACACGAAAATATGATTGCGGTGCTGGATTTATGTGCCAAGGCCGGATTGAAAAATTTATCGGTACTCAGCACGGATTAAGGAAGAAATTATGATTTCAATACGAGCAAGACAGATTATTGACCGCGTTTGGGGGCCGGTGGTGGCGATCGTCATCAACCTGCTGCTGATCGCGGCATTGATCAAGTATGTGGCGTTCGATTCTAAAGAAAAACAGGCCGACATCGAAGTCACCATGGTCGACGCTGTGGAAACGGATCTGGATGAATTTAACGACCAGCTGGAACAACTGGATGAAATAGAAGACATGCCGGAAGTAGACATGCCCAATGAATTCAATATGGAAATTGATGCTCCTGTTGTGGATTCCGTTACTCCGGCACCTGTCGATGCGGTCTCTGATTTTAGCGAATTATCGGTTGGCGATGTGTCCAGTCCGCTGGTTATGAAAGGATTATTTGCCGGCCGTTCATCATCCGGACGGAAAGCGTCGCTAGGGAAATACGGCGGGCGCTGGGGGCAGTTTACAGAAAAAGCGGTGCTGAAATCCCT comes from Spartobacteria bacterium and encodes:
- a CDS encoding MotA/TolQ/ExbB proton channel family protein; its protein translation is MFKKTWIMVFIAVLMLFSSGLTAPVHAQTEVAQGMELSDDAAAATSDGGGDGFFTIVMGSGIVGIILWLSLFACSVAAVWLIVDSFITVRHKKLAPPQLVLAVQDSMEQGDVFKAMQYCEECPCALSRILSAAFSNAQEGFEAIQEAVGVTADQESEKLLQRVNYLNVVGNLSPSLGLLGTVQGMIFAFATLATQSAGAGQQSALAMNISQALYTTAAGLIVSVPAVGFFYFFKNRAMNTILGMEALTMDLIKVLRNVEVVEE
- a CDS encoding tetratricopeptide repeat protein; translation: MKAVQKRFNRRSMGFALLAGILLGASSAWSQCYVVTKKGQRIEGSRIRAKSSGEILLTTANGVLPFPRGSYMEAVTPEPKEYQQAVDKARSGDYDGSISLLKGIIREYQFLEWDNKARDAIAKMYVQKGDFDNARRAYEEVFEQNPELKDDPEYGWSYRETLLKSGKTAQLLPELEQIIKTGPREDAAKAQILRGDIAMEKGDVEPAVLDYMRTMVFFKDIKDVQPEAIYKAAAGLEKMRDNRSGALYQQVVEEYPSSPYATSAKSKM
- a CDS encoding biopolymer transporter ExbD, with translation MARQRKRPEAENPEIPMTPMIDVVFQLLIYFIVTMKPTDVVAHLDVFRPSADKSAQASAEQPKLIRIVVFPDGFSINDKPVSKVELDSLLMKLASMDRNQTIMITCGSLSPHENMIAVLDLCAKAGLKNLSVLSTD
- a CDS encoding biopolymer transporter ExbD, whose protein sequence is MARRKPRKQEDGTMNMTPMIDVVFQMIIFFVTTADLDRKAFDAKIRLAMSPHGPAVEQRDPRTITIEVDKRGKVKLGPSWVSLDVLRSIMRKAVADFGQSVPVVIRGDRIAQHGQIRKVMDVCSSSGLWKIKFAATKEDAKASQ